The DNA region AGCACGTAGCTTTTTTAGATGAAGGAGTGTGTATATTTGACTGCATAGAGTTTAACGAAAGGTTCCGGTGTGGGGATGTCCTAAACGATATGTGTTTTCTCTCTATGGAGCTTGATTTCTACGGAAGGAGCGATTTGGCAGAGATTTACGAGGAGGAATACAAACGCCTGAGCAGGGACCCAGAGTTTGATATCTTTCTACCCTTTTTTAAATGCTACAGGGCATACGTGCGTGGAAAGGTGGAGTCTTTTATGTTAGACGATCCCAATCTTCCGGAAGATCTAAGGAGAGAGCACAGGGAAAGGGCAAGAAGGTTTTTTAAACTGAGTAGATACTACGCGGAGCAGATCAATCAAGCCACTTAAGAATTAGGCCAAAGCTTTCTTCTTTATTAATTTTTTCCCTTCCTTTCTTCCCTTTTCCTCTTGTTTCAATTTCAGAGTATTGTATTACCAACTCATTTTTTGGATCTATACGTTTAGCTCTATCAAAATAGATTTTTGCCTCATCATCTTTTTCCATAAATATCAAAATAAGGCCTATGCTTGCGTTTACTCTAGCTTCCCAAGTTCTGTCTGGAGTGTATCTTAACGCAATAGTAAGTCTGTTATAAGCGTCAGAGTAATAACCACACATGCCTTCTGCCACGCCTAACCAGTAGAGGGCTTCAAAGTTGTTAGGATTTTTAGCAAGGGCTTTGTTAAACTCTTGAATTGCTTTTCCACAATTACCCTTTCTGAGGTGTTTTTTCCCGTTTTCTACTGCTTTTTCTGAAGCCACTATTAAACCGGGTGGCCTGTGGGTCTGGGGCTCAGTTTTTATCTCTATCTTTTGCGTGCAAGAAAATGCAAAGAGAGAAAGCACGAGTATAACCAAGTTAAGCATTGAAGTAATAATATAAAAAAAACTTTAAGAATGCTATCACTCAGCGTATCCCCTACTTTCTAAAAATTTCTTGAAAATATTCATAGAAAGAAGTTCCCTTTCTCCAAAGGAATTGTTAAGACATTCGGTAAAATACTCCTCAAGTTCTTTCCTAGAATATCCACTTATATCTACTTTACCTTCTTTTAAATCTGTGTAAAACACTTTTAAAGATATAGAGACTAAGTTTTTTATAATCTCATCTAATTGATTTGGGGTGTCCGACCTTACTAAAAACAGGGCAAAGACAAAGGGGAGTTTATGCACCTTATACCACTCTTGAGCTAAATCATAGATATACGGATACTTACCCTGTTTTTTTGCTAAAAGGGCTTCATCTCCTATCAGTAAAAGGGCCTCTGCTTCCTTTCTGTTTTTGGTATATAACGGTCTTAGCTTATATACCTCTTCTAAAATGTAAAAACATAAATACTTAGAAGTTAAAGAAGCGGGGGTTAAATGGACTTTCTTTATCTCCTGGATGGGTTTTTTTGAGAGTATAGCCACAGAGCATACCTTTTCTTTTGAAGATATAGAAACATCAGGTATTATCCTGTATCTGTGGGGATGGAAGAGGTATTCTACAGAAGAAACTATCCCTGCTTGAATTTTTCCGATTCTGAGTAGATTTACCAGCTCAGAAGGATGGCCCTCTACGAGTTCAACCCTTGGGTCTTCAAACTTGTAAAAAAGAGGCAGCGTATTTAGATAAGATACCTTTCCAACCTTAAACATTAAACCTGTTTTGAAAGCTCTATAAATTTGAACAGTTTTTCCTTAGCTTTCCCGCTTTTTATTGATTCCTTTGCGATCTCTAATGCGGTTTGTTTATCCTCAGTCTTCCCCGATATCACTATTCCAAAGGTAGCATTTAAAAGGACCATATCAAAAGCTGGAGAGGGTTCTCCACTTAGCACGGATAAGACTATCTTCGCGCTCTCCTCCACGGACTTGACTCTTACATAGTCCAGCGGATAACGTCTAAAGCCCAGGTCTTCTGGAGTGAATTCATATATAAATATCTCGTTTCCCTTTATCTCCGCTATGGTAGTGGGTGCGGATATGGAAACTTCGTCAAGCCCATCTTTGCCATGAACCACCACTGCACTGATCACACCCAATCTTAAAAGTGTTCGAGCTATCTTTTCCACAAACTGGTCCGAAAACACGCCTAAGAGCTGTCTCTTTGCACCTGCTGGATTGGACAATGGACCTATAAGATTGAAAACAGACCTTATACCTACCTCCCTTCTTGGACCCACAACCCTTTTCATGGCAGGATGAAATATTGGAGCAAACATAAAGCCTATGCCGATCTCATCTATCATCTTCTTAACTTGCTGAGGACCCAAGTCTATCTTTGCTCCTAAGTGCTCCAAAAGGTCCGCGCTTCCGCTTTTGGAGGAAACAGACCTATTGCCGTGCTTTGCTACCTTTATGCCTGCCCCAGCCAAAACAAAAGCAGTTACCGTGGATACGTTAAAAGTTTCTGCCAAGTCTCCCCCAGTTCCGCAGGTGTCCACCAAGTTTTCTGGATCTTCCACCTCTACCTTTGTAGCCTTAGCTCTAAAAAAACTTGCTGCACCCTCAAGCTCTTCTACGGTTTCTCCCTTCATCTTCAGTCCCATCAAAAAAGCACCTATCTGAGCATCCGTCGCCCTACCCTCTGTGATATCCTCAAGCACTTGGATCATCTCCTCTTTGCTCAAATTCTCAAACTCAGAAATACGCTTCAAAACCTCACGCATAGCTAAAATTATAACCTCCCTTGACTTTTCACAAATGAGAATTATTATCATTTAGAGTAAAGGAGGTATCGGATGAATAACAGAGTTTATATCTTTGATACCACGCTTAGGGACGGTGAACAGGCACCCGGTTTTTCCATGACAGCAGAAGAAAAGCTACAAATGGCACTACAGCTTGCCAAGTTAGGTGTGGATGTTATAGAAGCTGGGTTTGCCGCAGCATCCAAAGGAGACTTTGAAGCGGTAAGGCTCATAGCAGAGGAAGTAAAAGGTCCGGTTATATGCTCCTTAGCAAGGGCGTTGGAGAAGGATATAGAGTTAGCTGCGCAAGCTTTGGAACCAGCGGAAAGGAAGAGAATACATACCTTTATAGCCACATCTGAGATCCACATGAAATATAAGCTGAAGATGGAGCCAGAGGATGTGCTGGAAAGGGCAGGTAAGGCTGTGGCTTTCGCAAGAAGATTTACCGAAGATGTGGAGTTTTCTTGCGAAGATGCTACCCGTAGCCAAAGGGAGTTTCTCTACAGAATAATTGAAAGGGCTATAAAGGCGGGAGCAACGGTGATAAACATTCCAGATACGGTGGGATACGCCGTACCTGAAGAGTTTGCAAAGCTTATTGAGGACATAATGAACAATGTCCCTAACATAGATAAGGCTATTGTAAGCGTGCATTGTCATGATGACCTTGGTATGGCTGTGGCAAACTCGCTTATGGCTGTGAAACACGGTGCAAGGCAGGTAGAATGCACCATAAACGGTATAGGAGAAAGGGCTGGCAACGCAGCTATGGAAGAGATAGTTATGGCTTTGAAGGTAAGAAAGGACTTCTTTGGCGATCTCTACACAAACATAAACACCAAAGAACTTTACAAAACAAGCAGGCTGTTGTGTAGGATCACGGGAAGCTTTGTACCACCTAACAAAGCGGTAGTGGGAGACAATGCCTTTGCCCACGAATCTGGCATACATCAGCACGGCGTGCTATCCCATCCTCTAACTTACGAAATTATGAACCCAGAGGACGTGGGCTTTCCATCCACGCGCATAATTTTGGGCAAACACTCTGGAAGGCACGCACTCAAAAGCAAGCTCAAAGAGATGGGTTATGAACTTTCGGAAGTAGAAATAGATAGAATCTTTGAAAAGTTCAAAGCGTTGGCAGACAAAAAGAAAGAAGTTTATGAGGAAGACCTTGAGGCTCTGATTTACGAAGAGGTAATGAAGGTGGAAGAGGAAGAACCGGTAAAAGTACTTCACTATCAGGTGCAAACGGGAGACAAGATCCTCCCTACTGCCACCGTAGTTCTGTCTTACATGGGAGAAGAGAGGACTGCCACCTCTACCGGAAATGGTCCTGTGGATGCTATAATAAAGGCAATACAAAAGGCTCTTGGCATTGAGCCAAAGCTGATAGATTTTTCCATAAAGGCGCTCACTCCTAACACAGACGCTCAAGCGGAGTCAAGGCTTGTTATAGAACTGGACGGAGTAAAATCCTCTGGAAGGGGTGTGGATGTGGATGTTATAAGGGCAAGCGTGAATGGTTTTGTGGATGCGGTAAACAGAGCAATCCTGAGGAAAAACTACATACTCTCAAGGCAAAAGGTAAGAGAAGAAGGCACAGTTTAAGCCTTCAGGTAGGTAGCGGAGAGCAAGTTTTTCGTGTATTCGTGTTTGGGATTGTCAAATATATCCCACACTGAGCCAGACTCTACCACCTCCCCCTCTTTTAGAACAAGCACATTATCTGCTACTTCCGCCACCACTCCAAAGTCATGAGTAACCAAGATTATACCCTTTCCCTCTTCTTTTAGCTTTGTGAAAAGTCCAAGGATCTTTCTTTGCACCGTCAGGTCTAGAGCGGTTGTTGGCTCGTCTGCCAAAATAAGGCTCGGATCACAAACTGTAGCTATGGCTATGCAAACCCTTTGCCTTAGGCCTCCTGAAAGCTGATGAGGATAAGAGTTCATAACCCTTTCCACATCCTGCACGCCTACCTTTTTTAGCGTTTCTACCACCCTATCCATTGCACCAACCTTTCCAAAGTGCGTAGTGTATGCCTCCATTATCTGATCCTTTACTTTAAAGAGAGGGTCAAGATACAAAGAAGGCTCCTGAAAAACTATACCTATATCCTTCCCTCTTAGTTTCGCGTATTCTGTTTCTGGCAAACCTACCAGTTCCCTTCCTTCAAGTTTTATACTTCCGCTTATTGAGCTGTGCTTCGGTAAAAGGCCAATGATGGAAAGCAGGATGGAACTCTTTCCGGAACCCGACTCTCCCACTATGCAGAGAACCTCTCCCCTCTCTAAGGAAAAGCTAACATTCTTCAAAACTTTTTTTGAGCCATAACTGAGAGATAGATCTTTTACTTCAAGGAGCATTCAGCAGTCTTTCAAGATGGGGCTTTATCCTATCGTAAAGGTCCCAAAGATCCTGAGATATGACCTTTGTTTGGGATACTGTGGGCATGAAGTTCGTATCCCCGTTCCACCTTGGGACTATGTGAAGGTGTATATGGCTTTCCAGCCCAGCACCCGCAGACCTTCCCAAGTTGTATCCAAGATTAAAGCCGTGTGGCTTGATTGTTTGCTCCAAAGCCTTAATACAGGCTACCGTTAATCTGTGAATTTCAAGCACCGTTTCCTCATCCAAAAGGCTAAAGTCCCCTATGTGATCCTTTGGAGCTATCATAAGATGTCCTGCGTTGTAGGGATACTTGTTGAATATAACAAAAGCTTTTTTCCCTCTGTATAGCACCAAGTAATCCCTTAACTTTTCTTCCGGCTGTATGACCGCTTCACAAAGAAAACACTCAGAGAACTGATCCACCTTTTCTACGTATCCACTTCTCCAAGGAGCCCAAAGAAGCTTCATAACCTTAGGAGCCTCCTTATTGCTACTTCCACTTCTTCTTCCGTGGGAGTGTAGTCGTGCCTTTCCAACTCCATAGTGTCCCTAAAGTATAGAACTGTGGGGAAGTAAAATATGCCAAGGTCCTCGGGAGTTGTGTTCTCTTCTGCATTCATGCTAAAAAAATTTACCCTATCTCCGTACATCACCTGAAACTTAGATAGCAGTTGAAAAACTTCCTGATTTTTTTCATTTCCCGGTTTGTAGAACACCACCACCGCGGGTTTTTCTGCAGATATAGCCCTGTCGTATATGTCTCTGTCTGTTAGCTCTTCAAACATTTCACACCTCCGAATTTATTATAAAATATCAAGCTTGTGAAAGTTAGCGTTGGTATAGTTGGATGCGGTGTAGTGGGCACAGGCACGGTCGCTTTATTGTTGGAAAACGCTAAGGTAATAAAAGAGAAGACGGGGCTTGAGATCGTAATAAGCAAAGTAGCGGACAAAGATTGGAGCAAACCAAGAGAGTATAACGTGCCAGAACATCTTAGAACCACAGACTACAGGGAGGTCTTAGAAAACTCCCAAATCGTAGTAGAGCTGGTAGGTGGTAAAGACTTTGCAAAGAAGCTAATACTGGAGGCTATAGAAAGGGGTAAGCACGTAGTAACTGCAAATAAGCACCTGCTTGCAGAAGAAGGATATGAGATATTCCATAAGGCAAAGGAGAAGGGAGTCCTTTTAGGCTTTGAAGCCTCCGTGGGTGGTGGCATACCGATCATAAAAGCCCTAAGGGAGGGCTTAGTTGGAAACAAAGTGCAAAACATTTACGGCATACTAAATGGCACCACAAACTACATACTTACCAAAATGTTGGAAGAGGACCTCAGCTTTGAAAAGGCCCTTGATATGGCAAAAGGGTTCGGATATGCAGAAGCAGACCCCTCTTTGGACATAGACGGTTGGGACTCTGCGCACAAGCTAAGCCTTTTAGCTTATGTAGGCTTTGGAAAGCACTTTCCCTTTAGTGAAATATACGTAGAAGGCATAAGAAAGGTTGACCTTTTGGATGTGGAGCTCGGAAAAGAATTGGGATACACGCTAAAGCTTTTGGCCATAGCAAAGAGAATAGATTCGGAAGTAGAACTTAGAGTCCATCCTACCTTTATACCCATTGACAACCCGTTGGCTAAGGTCTCGGATGTCTATAACGCAGTTTTGGTAGAGGGGGATTTTGTAGGTAAGACCATGTTCTACGGAAGGGGAGCTGGCTCAAGACCTACCGCATCGGCGGTGGTTTCCGACATAGTGGATATTGCAAAGAGCATAAGCTACTGTATCCCTCCCAAGCATACGTGGGAAAGTGAGGAACCGCTAAGAATCAATAAAAACTTCTATAGTAGATATTATCTTAGGTTTGACGTTCCTGACAAACCTGGAGTTTTGGCAAAAATTGCCCACGTTTTGGCAGAGTATAACATAAGCATAGCCTCTGTGCTTCAAAAAGAAAAGGTTTGTAAGGCAGCAGGCAGAGAAGGACAGCCCATTGTGCCTTTGGTTATACTTACCCACAAAGCTTATGAGATGGACATGCAAAAGGCAGTTGGCGACATACAAAAGCTTCCAGTTGTGGAAGGAACCCCCACTATCATAAGAGTGGAGGAGGAAGCCTATTGAAGCTGTTGGCTCCCTCTATTCTTTCGGCCGATTTTTACAGGCTTGGAGAGCAAATATCCGCCTGTATAAGAGGTGGTGCGGACATATTGCACTTTGACGTGATGGACGGGCACTTTGTGCCAAACATAACCTTTGGACCTGTGGTGCTTGAAAGTATAAAAAAGCACTGCTCCATACCCTTGGATGCCCATCTGATGATAGAGAACGTGGATAAGTATATTCCGGACTTTGTAAAGGCTGGTGCGGATATGGTAAGCATACACATAGAGAACAACTATCACATTCACAGAAGCCTTGAGCTAATAAAGAGCTTGGGTGCAAAGGCAGGGGTGGTGATAAACCCGGCCACATCCCTTAAACTTTTGGAAGAAGTTTTGCACTATGTGGATTTCGTGCTTTTGATGTCGGTAAATCCGGGTTTTGGAGGACAAAGGTTTATCCCAAGGTCCATAGAAAGGCTAAAAAAGCTAAAGGCTATGGTTTTGGAAATAAACCCGAAGGTGCATATAGAGATAGACGGAGGGATAAAGGAAGACAACATAAAGCAAGTGGCGGAAGCTGGAGCAGACATAATAGTGGTAGGTTCGGCCATCTTTTCTTCAGAAGACGTGGAAGCTCAAACAAGAAAGCTAAAGAACATTCTTATCTCCTTAGAGGCACTGTAAGCCTCTGCAGGTCAAAGATGTTAAAGGTTATATAGAGCTCCTTTAAATACTTTCCTTTTGTCCCATCGTAATTATCCCTTGCAAGCAGTCCAAAGCTCCAGCATGCGCCTCTGTAGTCAAGGCTCGCTTGTCTGGTCAAATCCTTCTTTATTCTGTTATCTCTTGTTAGAGAAAAGCCAAGGACTGCAGACCTGTAGGCTGTGCTTAGGTTTAGAGTAGTTTGGTCTGAAAGCTTCTGTTCAAAAAGGTTTCTTGATGATATGTGTCCTAAGGTGAGGGTGGTTTTTTTGTATGTAAAGGTTAAGTTGCTGGATCTTTCGAGAAAAGAGGCACTCTCCACATCGTAAAGGCTGTCCGTATAAAAACTCAGAGCCTCTGAGGGTTTAACAGATAGGATAGTTCTAATCGGTACTATTTTTCTTTCTGCGGTTAAACCCGCGTATGCGTACTTACCAAGATAGTTGTAACCCGTGCTAAGGTAGAAGTTTAAAAATTCCTTATCGTTGTAGCTCAGAGAGCCAGCAGCGGTTATCTCAATCTGGTTTTTTTTACTTAGATCATCCAAGTTGTCAAACTTTGGATTGTTAAAATCCTTCGGTCTAATTCTGTAGTTCAGCGTAAAGAAGTTTTTCATGCTAAATTTTCCCCTTTGAAAATCTAAAGTAAAGGGCACGCTTTCGGAAAAGTAAATACTCGTTACGCTGTTTTTGTATCCTTTCTGGTTTAAACCGAAATATTGTATGTTTTCAAATATAATTTGGGAGTGGAACACTTTGCTCAGTATTCTTTTGGGCACGGAAATCTCTGGGAAAATCAAGATCCTTTGCCCTCTTAGACCAAGCTCTCTATAAAAATTAGTGTAGGAAAAATAGGCACTCAGAAAAAGGTTGTTCACTATCTGCTGTGGCTTCCAATATAGGTTTATCTCCGGTAGTCTGTGTAATGTTTGCTTGTTATTTGGAGATGTAGTATCGTAAAAATACTTTGCGTTAAAGCTTAGAAAAACCCTATCAAGCTCTTTGCTGTAGTTTATGTAAGAGGTCAGATAGGGTTTTGTTCTTTCTATTCTTTTCAAAGAAGTGTCTTCCAAAAAGTATGGGTCCGATGTTGTATCCAAGCCCGCTTTAAAATCTTGAAGGTCTAAATCAAGCTTGAAACGGTATCTGTTTTTTCTGAAGGTGCTTAGATTTCTCCCTTTCCACCACTTGCCCGGTGGCTCGGGTTCATTGTAATAGGATGCATCTAACCTAAGATCGTTCTCCTTAAATAATGCTTGCCTATATTCTAAGGAAAAACCTTTAGCTTGCTTGTCTCTAAAGTCCAGTGTTAGAGTAGCATCTTTATCCTTTGAGATAGCCCAGTAGATTGGCTGTTGGTATATTAAGTTGTTGAATGAGTTAGAACCTACCGTTGGTGGCAGAAGACCAGACCTACGCTCTCCAACAGGGTAGATAAAAAGTGGCAGATAGGCAAGAGGGAATTTGAAGAGCCTAAGAGAATTGTTTGTTGAAAAAACATACTTTTGATCTACTTCTGCCCTTGAAAAGCAAAGGACCATTTCCTTCCTATCGGGAGGACATGTGGTAATCTGCCCATCTTCTACGGTGTATAAATCCTTGCTTTTTTCCAGTCTCTTAGCCTCAAAGTGAAATCTTTCAAATCTGCCTTCGGCATTTAAGTAATATCCTACATCTTTTTCTAAGTTGATGTACGCGTAAGAGCCTACTGCTTCAAGCCTACCGTCCAAAGACTTTACGTAAACATTACCTTCCGCTATAACTTCCTTTGTTTCAGGGTTGTATCTTATAGTGTCTGCCTTTATGTAGTACCTTTCGTGATAGACCTCTACCTCTTCCTTTGCCTGTATCCATCCATCGGGCTGACGTTCAAGGTAGTTGGAAAATATCTCCAAGCTGTAGGTTATATTTATCAAGAAGATAACAAGATAGACTATCAGCATAGCTTTTTTGTTTTATTATATGAAAAAAATAGTTATCTTAAAAATTCTAAAACTTTCTGAGAAACCACCTCGGAGTTTCTTATACAATCTGCCACCGACACACCGCTTAGATAATTTCCGGTTAAAAACAGTCCCAGATTTTCTTTTTCCATTGTCTGAGCAAGCTCGTAGTATTTACCGTAACCTAAGTTGTATTGGGGAATTCCTTTCTTCCATTTTGTAATGTTAAGGATGTTTGCATCAACGCTTAGGATTTCCTTTAACTCTCTTTCCACTATCTTAGATATTGTCTCTTCCTCCTCTTCTATGATCTGTGGATCTGTGGCACCTCCAAGATAAACAGTCAAGAGGTTTCCTTTTCTCCCTGAGAATATGTTGGATGAAAAAAGAACGCCAAGCATTCTT from Thermocrinis sp. includes:
- a CDS encoding HIT domain-containing protein; amino-acid sequence: MKLLWAPWRSGYVEKVDQFSECFLCEAVIQPEEKLRDYLVLYRGKKAFVIFNKYPYNAGHLMIAPKDHIGDFSLLDEETVLEIHRLTVACIKALEQTIKPHGFNLGYNLGRSAGAGLESHIHLHIVPRWNGDTNFMPTVSQTKVISQDLWDLYDRIKPHLERLLNAP
- the rpe gene encoding ribulose-phosphate 3-epimerase — encoded protein: MKLLAPSILSADFYRLGEQISACIRGGADILHFDVMDGHFVPNITFGPVVLESIKKHCSIPLDAHLMIENVDKYIPDFVKAGADMVSIHIENNYHIHRSLELIKSLGAKAGVVINPATSLKLLEEVLHYVDFVLLMSVNPGFGGQRFIPRSIERLKKLKAMVLEINPKVHIEIDGGIKEDNIKQVAEAGADIIVVGSAIFSSEDVEAQTRKLKNILISLEAL
- a CDS encoding homoserine dehydrogenase — encoded protein: MKVSVGIVGCGVVGTGTVALLLENAKVIKEKTGLEIVISKVADKDWSKPREYNVPEHLRTTDYREVLENSQIVVELVGGKDFAKKLILEAIERGKHVVTANKHLLAEEGYEIFHKAKEKGVLLGFEASVGGGIPIIKALREGLVGNKVQNIYGILNGTTNYILTKMLEEDLSFEKALDMAKGFGYAEADPSLDIDGWDSAHKLSLLAYVGFGKHFPFSEIYVEGIRKVDLLDVELGKELGYTLKLLAIAKRIDSEVELRVHPTFIPIDNPLAKVSDVYNAVLVEGDFVGKTMFYGRGAGSRPTASAVVSDIVDIAKSISYCIPPKHTWESEEPLRINKNFYSRYYLRFDVPDKPGVLAKIAHVLAEYNISIASVLQKEKVCKAAGREGQPIVPLVILTHKAYEMDMQKAVGDIQKLPVVEGTPTIIRVEEEAY
- the leuA gene encoding 2-isopropylmalate synthase — encoded protein: MNNRVYIFDTTLRDGEQAPGFSMTAEEKLQMALQLAKLGVDVIEAGFAAASKGDFEAVRLIAEEVKGPVICSLARALEKDIELAAQALEPAERKRIHTFIATSEIHMKYKLKMEPEDVLERAGKAVAFARRFTEDVEFSCEDATRSQREFLYRIIERAIKAGATVINIPDTVGYAVPEEFAKLIEDIMNNVPNIDKAIVSVHCHDDLGMAVANSLMAVKHGARQVECTINGIGERAGNAAMEEIVMALKVRKDFFGDLYTNINTKELYKTSRLLCRITGSFVPPNKAVVGDNAFAHESGIHQHGVLSHPLTYEIMNPEDVGFPSTRIILGKHSGRHALKSKLKEMGYELSEVEIDRIFEKFKALADKKKEVYEEDLEALIYEEVMKVEEEEPVKVLHYQVQTGDKILPTATVVLSYMGEERTATSTGNGPVDAIIKAIQKALGIEPKLIDFSIKALTPNTDAQAESRLVIELDGVKSSGRGVDVDVIRASVNGFVDAVNRAILRKNYILSRQKVREEGTV
- a CDS encoding tetratricopeptide repeat protein; the protein is MLNLVILVLSLFAFSCTQKIEIKTEPQTHRPPGLIVASEKAVENGKKHLRKGNCGKAIQEFNKALAKNPNNFEALYWLGVAEGMCGYYSDAYNRLTIALRYTPDRTWEARVNASIGLILIFMEKDDEAKIYFDRAKRIDPKNELVIQYSEIETRGKGKKGREKINKEESFGLILKWLD
- a CDS encoding ABC transporter ATP-binding protein, with the protein product MLLEVKDLSLSYGSKKVLKNVSFSLERGEVLCIVGESGSGKSSILLSIIGLLPKHSSISGSIKLEGRELVGLPETEYAKLRGKDIGIVFQEPSLYLDPLFKVKDQIMEAYTTHFGKVGAMDRVVETLKKVGVQDVERVMNSYPHQLSGGLRQRVCIAIATVCDPSLILADEPTTALDLTVQRKILGLFTKLKEEGKGIILVTHDFGVVAEVADNVLVLKEGEVVESGSVWDIFDNPKHEYTKNLLSATYLKA
- a CDS encoding thioredoxin family protein; translated protein: MFEELTDRDIYDRAISAEKPAVVVFYKPGNEKNQEVFQLLSKFQVMYGDRVNFFSMNAEENTTPEDLGIFYFPTVLYFRDTMELERHDYTPTEEEVEVAIRRLLRL
- the trpD gene encoding anthranilate phosphoribosyltransferase → MREVLKRISEFENLSKEEMIQVLEDITEGRATDAQIGAFLMGLKMKGETVEELEGAASFFRAKATKVEVEDPENLVDTCGTGGDLAETFNVSTVTAFVLAGAGIKVAKHGNRSVSSKSGSADLLEHLGAKIDLGPQQVKKMIDEIGIGFMFAPIFHPAMKRVVGPRREVGIRSVFNLIGPLSNPAGAKRQLLGVFSDQFVEKIARTLLRLGVISAVVVHGKDGLDEVSISAPTTIAEIKGNEIFIYEFTPEDLGFRRYPLDYVRVKSVEESAKIVLSVLSGEPSPAFDMVLLNATFGIVISGKTEDKQTALEIAKESIKSGKAKEKLFKFIELSKQV
- a CDS encoding LPS-assembly protein LptD yields the protein MLIVYLVIFLINITYSLEIFSNYLERQPDGWIQAKEEVEVYHERYYIKADTIRYNPETKEVIAEGNVYVKSLDGRLEAVGSYAYINLEKDVGYYLNAEGRFERFHFEAKRLEKSKDLYTVEDGQITTCPPDRKEMVLCFSRAEVDQKYVFSTNNSLRLFKFPLAYLPLFIYPVGERRSGLLPPTVGSNSFNNLIYQQPIYWAISKDKDATLTLDFRDKQAKGFSLEYRQALFKENDLRLDASYYNEPEPPGKWWKGRNLSTFRKNRYRFKLDLDLQDFKAGLDTTSDPYFLEDTSLKRIERTKPYLTSYINYSKELDRVFLSFNAKYFYDTTSPNNKQTLHRLPEINLYWKPQQIVNNLFLSAYFSYTNFYRELGLRGQRILIFPEISVPKRILSKVFHSQIIFENIQYFGLNQKGYKNSVTSIYFSESVPFTLDFQRGKFSMKNFFTLNYRIRPKDFNNPKFDNLDDLSKKNQIEITAAGSLSYNDKEFLNFYLSTGYNYLGKYAYAGLTAERKIVPIRTILSVKPSEALSFYTDSLYDVESASFLERSSNLTFTYKKTTLTLGHISSRNLFEQKLSDQTTLNLSTAYRSAVLGFSLTRDNRIKKDLTRQASLDYRGACWSFGLLARDNYDGTKGKYLKELYITFNIFDLQRLTVPLRR
- a CDS encoding menaquinone biosynthesis protein, whose product is MFKVGKVSYLNTLPLFYKFEDPRVELVEGHPSELVNLLRIGKIQAGIVSSVEYLFHPHRYRIIPDVSISSKEKVCSVAILSKKPIQEIKKVHLTPASLTSKYLCFYILEEVYKLRPLYTKNRKEAEALLLIGDEALLAKKQGKYPYIYDLAQEWYKVHKLPFVFALFLVRSDTPNQLDEIIKNLVSISLKVFYTDLKEGKVDISGYSRKELEEYFTECLNNSFGERELLSMNIFKKFLESRGYAE